From a single Nicotiana tabacum cultivar K326 chromosome 8, ASM71507v2, whole genome shotgun sequence genomic region:
- the LOC142162988 gene encoding uncharacterized protein LOC142162988 — protein sequence MVLMTQEKKKYVVGKWIKFQMVDDKPIMEQVHKYENLTAHSLNEGMEMCGILQANVLLEKFPPSWSDYRNQLKHKKKNLNLQELISHVRTEEANHLKGEESERLKDKMKFLSLNSCKTNLVEYSCTFVKDSKIGHKVFQCNQRQGQSSNIGGKAQVQANLTEGGDVIADVVVEANMVANKTDCILDTSILRHICANKKLFHDFEESADAECVYMGNSTTTRVMGKGRILLQLTSGKTLALNNVLYVPSLRRNLVSGVLLNKAGLKLVFESDKVVISHGGDFVRKGYLSGGLFVLNFAQEITNNSSIFNSAYIAVSNDL from the exons ATGGTACTGATGACACAGGAAAAAAAGAAGTATGTCGTTGGAAAGTGGATCAAGTTTCAGATGGTTGATGATAAGCCAATCATGGAACAGGTTCACAAGTATGAGAACTTGACTGCTCATTCTTTGAACGAGGGCATGGAGATGTGTGGGATTCTTCAGGCTAATGTTCTGCTTGAAAAGTTTCCACCTTCCTGGAGTGATTACAGGAATCAACtgaaacacaaaaagaaaaacttaAATCTTCAAGAACTGATCAGTCACGTGAGGACTGAGGAAGCAAACCATCTCAAAGGCGAGGAGTCTGAACGACTTAAGGATAAGATGAAATTTCTCTCTCTTAATTCTTGTAAAACTAACCTTGTGGAATATTCTTGTACTTTTGTGAAAGATAG CAAAATTGGTCATAAGGTTTTTCAGTGCAACCAAAGGCAAGGACAAAGCTCAAATATTGGAGGAAAAGCTCAAGTCCAAGCTAACCTTACTGAGGGTGGTGATGTCATTGCTGATGTGGTTGTTGAGGCGAACATGGTGGCTAACAAGACTGACTGTATACTGGACACAAGCATTTTAAGGCACATTTGCGCGAACAAGAAACTATTTCACGACTTTGAGGAATCCGCTGATGCCGAGTGTGTCTACATGGGTAACTCCACTACAACTAGAGTTATGGGTAAAGGAAGAATTCTCCTTCAGTTAACTTCTGGAAAAACCTTAGCCTTGAACAATGTTCTGTATGTACCCTCCCTTCGTAGAAATTTAGTTTCTGGTGTGCTTCTCAACAAAGCAGGTCTTAAACTTGTTTTTGAATCTGATAAAGTTGTTATTTCTCATGGAGGAGACTTTGTTCGGAAGGGTTACCTTAGTGGGGGTTTATTTGTATTGAACTTTGCTCAAGAGATTACTAATAATTCTAGTATTTTCAATTCTGCTTATATTGCTGTGTCTAATGATTTGTAG